From the genome of Deinococcus sp. AJ005, one region includes:
- a CDS encoding YlxR family protein yields the protein MTAEPATTEPVPGKHVPERTCAACRRKRPQSEFLRVTRLDGKWDVRAGNRVGRGAYVCADTPECWQEKRLRRAFRAQAAEIAEQLQNHQKVPNQNHSAPDARVSPEVSHV from the coding sequence TTGACTGCCGAGCCTGCCACCACTGAGCCTGTTCCTGGCAAGCATGTTCCCGAAAGAACCTGTGCAGCCTGCCGACGCAAACGCCCTCAAAGCGAGTTTTTAAGGGTGACGCGGCTGGACGGCAAATGGGACGTGCGGGCCGGGAACAGAGTTGGACGGGGCGCGTATGTCTGCGCCGACACCCCCGAATGCTGGCAGGAAAAGCGGCTGCGGCGGGCCTTTCGCGCCCAGGCTGCCGAGATCGCGGAGCAACTTCAAAACCATCAAAAAGTCCCAAATCAGAACCATTCCGCGCCAGACGCGCGGGTCTCACCGGAGGTGAGTCATGTCTAA
- the nusA gene encoding transcription termination factor NusA — MSEPEFNFADALREVAQARNINELALIQAFEESLAQAYTRNVEPDKRIEVHLDPASGELEVLVVREVVEVIEDEHLQISLADALELDSGVELGMEMEFPVDREKFSRIALQAAKQTLTQKMRETERNVVFNEYKDREGQVLTAQVVRSDNKGNWFVELGAGEAILPPREQIPGEKLTPGNRVKIYLKEVRKTPKGPTILASRADERLLDYLLRQEIPEVANGIVEIKAISREAGQRSKVAVFSHNSNVDPIGACIGHRGNRIQAVTGELGRERVDVILWDANLRDFIRNALSPAKVGLIEVLPDRQEATVTVTPDQLSLAIGKGGQNVRLAAKLTGFKIDLRETAAISDLDAAMQQALQDEQEGRDGDVAQSAFDALFKDSKSVAVATPEDIGEQ, encoded by the coding sequence ATGAGCGAACCCGAATTCAATTTTGCCGACGCGCTGCGTGAAGTGGCGCAGGCCCGCAACATCAACGAACTGGCGCTGATCCAGGCTTTCGAGGAATCGCTGGCGCAGGCGTACACCCGCAATGTGGAACCCGACAAACGCATCGAGGTCCACCTCGACCCCGCCAGCGGCGAGTTGGAAGTGCTGGTGGTGCGTGAGGTGGTGGAGGTCATCGAGGACGAACACCTCCAGATCTCATTGGCCGACGCGCTGGAGCTGGATTCCGGCGTGGAACTGGGCATGGAGATGGAATTCCCGGTGGACCGTGAGAAGTTCTCGCGCATTGCGTTGCAGGCCGCCAAGCAGACGCTGACGCAGAAGATGCGCGAGACCGAGCGCAACGTGGTCTTCAACGAGTACAAGGACCGCGAGGGCCAGGTGCTGACCGCGCAGGTGGTCCGCAGCGACAACAAGGGCAACTGGTTCGTGGAACTGGGCGCGGGCGAGGCGATCCTGCCCCCCCGCGAGCAGATTCCCGGCGAGAAGCTGACCCCTGGCAACCGCGTCAAGATCTACCTCAAGGAAGTCCGCAAGACGCCCAAGGGGCCAACCATCCTGGCCAGCCGCGCCGACGAGCGTTTGCTGGACTACCTGCTGCGCCAGGAAATTCCCGAAGTCGCCAACGGCATCGTGGAAATCAAGGCGATCTCGCGCGAGGCCGGGCAGCGCAGTAAGGTGGCCGTGTTCAGCCACAACTCCAACGTGGACCCCATCGGCGCGTGCATCGGCCACCGTGGCAACCGCATCCAGGCCGTGACCGGCGAACTGGGCCGCGAGCGCGTGGACGTGATCCTGTGGGATGCCAACCTGCGCGACTTCATTCGCAACGCGCTGTCCCCGGCCAAGGTGGGCCTGATTGAAGTCTTGCCTGACCGTCAGGAAGCTACCGTGACGGTCACGCCCGATCAACTGTCCCTGGCCATCGGCAAAGGCGGACAGAACGTGCGGCTGGCGGCCAAGCTGACCGGTTTCAAGATTGATCTGCGCGAAACGGCGGCCATCAGCGATCTGGACGCCGCCATGCAGCAGGCGCTTCAGGACGAGCAGGAAGGCCGCGACGGTGACGTGGCGCAGTCCGCCTTCGACGCGCTGTTCAAGGACAGCAAGTCGGTGGCCGTCGCCACGCCCGAGGACATCGGGGAGCAGTAA
- the rimP gene encoding ribosome maturation factor RimP, with translation MNNNANDNSDGQTANNSSGQTDGQIARLQTIAQAGVGPLGFEVLEVQLQNAGGELIVLVRIDRLDEQPVTMADITGASRAAEAEFDRVDPVTGEYRLEFESPGAKRPLLTARHFERMVGLKARVRGDGQAFTAPIKAVDGENVTFDVNGDDVTLKAGTFTANLAEFPDRHR, from the coding sequence ATGAATAACAACGCAAACGACAACTCAGACGGCCAGACGGCCAACAATTCAAGTGGGCAGACAGACGGGCAGATCGCCCGGCTTCAGACCATCGCGCAGGCAGGGGTAGGGCCGCTGGGCTTCGAGGTCCTGGAAGTTCAGCTTCAGAATGCGGGCGGGGAACTGATTGTGCTGGTGCGGATTGACCGCCTGGACGAGCAGCCCGTCACCATGGCCGACATCACCGGGGCCAGCCGCGCCGCCGAGGCGGAGTTTGACCGGGTAGACCCGGTCACGGGCGAGTACCGCCTGGAATTCGAGTCACCGGGGGCCAAGCGTCCGCTGCTGACAGCCCGGCATTTCGAGCGCATGGTGGGCCTCAAAGCCCGTGTGCGCGGCGACGGGCAGGCGTTCACCGCCCCGATCAAGGCCGTGGACGGCGAGAACGTGACCTTCGACGTGAACGGCGACGACGTGACGCTGAAAGCCGGGACCTTTACTGCCAATCTGGCCGAATTCCCGGACCGCCACCGCTGA
- a CDS encoding septum site-determining protein MinC — MKLRGTLGGLNLMLEPGDTAESVSRGLTMPNLSGSSVTIEINGDADPGAIEQALTAIREAGGKPGRIRAPRVTVAAPAQAAPEAHPIDSARTVIVPHTIRAGARNEYRGSVIVLGDVNPSAEVIAGGDVIVIGALRGLAHAGQGGYSDAIVWARPIASPQIRIGDAVARAPEGSSLSNMRQRDGQPVAELARLQNGVIAIDVQK, encoded by the coding sequence ATGAAGTTACGCGGCACACTGGGCGGTCTGAATCTGATGTTGGAACCGGGTGACACCGCCGAGAGCGTGTCACGCGGGCTGACCATGCCCAACCTCTCCGGCAGCAGTGTGACCATCGAGATCAACGGCGACGCCGATCCAGGCGCAATCGAACAGGCATTGACGGCCATCCGCGAGGCTGGGGGCAAACCGGGCCGCATCCGTGCGCCGCGCGTGACGGTGGCTGCCCCGGCCCAGGCCGCGCCCGAGGCCCACCCGATTGATAGCGCCCGCACGGTCATCGTGCCGCACACCATCCGCGCCGGGGCGCGCAACGAGTACCGGGGCAGCGTGATCGTGCTGGGCGACGTGAATCCCAGCGCCGAGGTGATCGCGGGCGGCGACGTGATCGTAATCGGCGCATTGCGCGGTCTGGCCCACGCCGGGCAGGGCGGCTACAGCGATGCCATCGTGTGGGCGCGTCCGATTGCCAGCCCCCAGATCCGCATCGGCGACGCCGTGGCCCGCGCGCCCGAGGGCAGCAGCCTGAGCAACATGCGCCAGCGGGACGGCCAGCCCGTGGCGGAGTTGGCGCGGTTGCAAAATGGCGTGATTGCGATTGACGTGCAGAAGTGA
- a CDS encoding ABC transporter ATP-binding protein: MSAPMLTETEIAALELRDLHKSFAGKAAVSGLSLRVRPGELYALLGPNGAGKTTTIRMIAGLTRPDSGEAFIYGHSVQHDAQAAKQVLAYLPDEPLLYGKLSAPEYLEFVAGLWGMDAAQAAPEAERLLKWLNLWDHRQERVEGFSRGMKQKLAMAGALIHRPRLLLLDEPLTGLDAAASRQVKDALRQYVDDGGAVVLTTHILEVAERMAERIGIIGGGQLIAEGTPEELLERTGTQTLEDAFLSLTGLDVPQSEVVDAL; this comes from the coding sequence ATGTCCGCGCCCATGCTCACCGAAACCGAGATCGCCGCGCTGGAACTGCGTGATCTGCACAAATCGTTTGCGGGCAAGGCGGCTGTCTCTGGCCTGAGCCTGCGCGTGCGGCCTGGCGAACTGTACGCGCTGCTGGGTCCCAACGGGGCAGGGAAGACCACCACCATCCGCATGATCGCGGGCCTGACCCGCCCCGACAGCGGCGAGGCATTCATCTACGGCCACAGTGTCCAGCACGACGCGCAGGCGGCCAAACAGGTGCTGGCGTATCTGCCTGACGAGCCGCTGCTGTATGGCAAGCTGAGTGCCCCCGAATACTTGGAGTTCGTGGCCGGGCTGTGGGGCATGGACGCCGCGCAGGCCGCGCCCGAGGCCGAACGCTTGCTGAAGTGGCTGAACCTGTGGGATCACCGCCAGGAGCGGGTGGAGGGGTTTTCGCGTGGGATGAAGCAGAAACTGGCGATGGCTGGGGCGCTGATCCACCGCCCGCGCCTGCTGCTGCTGGACGAGCCGCTGACCGGGCTGGATGCGGCGGCCTCGCGTCAGGTTAAGGACGCACTGCGCCAGTATGTGGACGACGGCGGCGCGGTGGTCCTGACCACCCACATTCTGGAAGTGGCCGAGCGCATGGCCGAACGCATCGGCATCATCGGCGGCGGCCAACTGATCGCGGAGGGCACGCCAGAGGAGTTGCTGGAGCGCACCGGAACGCAGACGCTGGAAGACGCCTTCCTGTCGCTGACGGGATTGGATGTGCCGCAGAGTGAAGTGGTGGACGCGCTGTGA
- a CDS encoding CoA ester lyase, whose amino-acid sequence MPAPTLRPRSMLFAPGNRADLIVKLPRSSPDAVVIDLEDAIPGNPEAKAAARPIARDAARDLIAAAPHLAVFLRVNAPHSPYFEGDLAVLTPELAGVVVPKLESAADVQFVVEAFKARGLNLPLLAGLETGAGVWNALEILREEAVTLAYFGAEDYTTDLGGRRTEGNLEVLYARSKVVLAARLAGVPALDIVVTALNDEAVFRANSEQGRALGYAGKLCIHPAQVALAHDIFGTTPAEAARARALLDAAHAAAERGHGAFSFEGQMVDEPMLTAARAVLAQFQENQHE is encoded by the coding sequence ATGCCTGCACCCACCCTGCGCCCCCGTTCCATGCTGTTCGCCCCCGGCAACCGCGCGGACCTGATCGTCAAGCTGCCGCGCAGTTCGCCCGATGCGGTGGTGATTGATCTGGAGGACGCCATCCCCGGCAACCCCGAGGCCAAAGCTGCCGCCCGCCCCATCGCCCGCGACGCCGCCCGTGACCTGATCGCCGCCGCGCCGCATCTGGCCGTCTTCCTGCGCGTGAATGCCCCGCACTCGCCGTATTTTGAGGGCGATCTGGCTGTGCTGACCCCCGAACTGGCCGGGGTGGTGGTGCCCAAACTGGAGTCTGCCGCTGATGTCCAGTTCGTCGTGGAAGCATTCAAGGCCCGTGGCCTCAATCTTCCTCTCCTGGCCGGGTTGGAAACTGGGGCAGGTGTCTGGAACGCGCTGGAAATTCTGAGAGAAGAGGCCGTCACGCTGGCCTATTTCGGCGCGGAGGATTATACGACAGACCTGGGTGGACGGCGCACGGAGGGCAATCTGGAAGTGCTGTACGCCCGCTCAAAGGTGGTGCTGGCGGCCCGATTGGCAGGTGTTCCGGCGCTGGATATCGTGGTCACGGCGCTGAACGACGAGGCGGTCTTTCGCGCCAACTCCGAGCAGGGCCGCGCCCTGGGCTACGCGGGCAAGCTGTGCATCCACCCCGCTCAGGTGGCGCTGGCCCATGACATCTTCGGGACCACCCCCGCCGAGGCCGCCCGCGCCCGCGCCCTGCTGGACGCTGCCCACGCGGCAGCCGAGCGCGGCCACGGGGCCTTCAGCTTTGAGGGCCAGATGGTGGACGAACCCATGCTGACCGCCGCCCGCGCCGTACTGGCACAATTTCAGGAGAACCAACATGAATGA
- a CDS encoding MaoC family dehydratase, translating to MNEDLNRPQGRYFEELTPGTVIHHRVTRTLTEADNVLFTTLTMNPQPLHLDHEYAAQTEFGQPLVNSLLTLSLLVGLSVHELTLGTLVANLGMTDVVFPKPVFHGDTIHAESEVLEARQSKSRPNQGLVTVEHRAINQRGEVVAQCRRTMLMQKRA from the coding sequence ATGAATGAAGACCTGAACCGCCCCCAGGGCCGCTATTTTGAGGAACTCACGCCTGGCACCGTCATCCACCATCGCGTCACGCGCACGCTGACCGAGGCCGATAACGTACTGTTCACCACGCTGACCATGAACCCGCAGCCGCTGCATCTGGACCACGAGTACGCTGCGCAGACCGAGTTCGGGCAGCCGCTGGTCAACAGCCTGCTGACCCTCAGCCTGCTGGTGGGCCTGAGCGTCCATGAGCTGACGCTGGGAACGCTGGTGGCCAATCTGGGCATGACCGACGTGGTGTTTCCCAAGCCCGTCTTTCACGGCGATACCATCCACGCCGAATCGGAAGTGCTGGAAGCGCGGCAGAGCAAATCCCGCCCGAATCAGGGTCTCGTCACCGTGGAACACCGCGCCATCAACCAGCGCGGCGAGGTGGTGGCGCAGTGCAGGCGCACGATGCTGATGCAGAAGCGGGCGTAG
- a CDS encoding aldo/keto reductase, with product MTTPQPTIHMRNLGATGLGVSEIGYGAWGIGADMWKGAQDNDSLEALRRYLALNGNFIDTAMGYGDGHSERLVGQAARDYPGTIVATKISPKNGQWPAQPGVPAEEAFPAEHVIAMTEASLERLGLDRIDVQQFHVWNDSWLGQGDWQDAVIQLKKDGKIGHFGVSINDHQPDNAVKAVEAGVVETVQVIYNVFDQSPQDRLLDACLANGVGVIVRVALDEGSLTGNITAGTEFPEGDWRNHYFGGNRKAELQPRLRAIESDLGINSSQLAETSLRYVLSHRAVSTVIVGMRSVRNVERNVAIADGQGLPTDDVARLYAHRWDRNWYETAKE from the coding sequence ATGACTACACCACAACCCACCATTCACATGCGAAATCTGGGGGCCACCGGCCTGGGCGTCAGCGAGATCGGCTATGGGGCCTGGGGCATCGGCGCAGACATGTGGAAGGGCGCGCAGGACAATGACAGTCTGGAGGCGCTGCGCCGTTATCTGGCCTTAAATGGAAATTTTATAGATACGGCCATGGGATACGGCGACGGCCACAGCGAGCGGCTGGTGGGACAGGCCGCCCGTGATTATCCCGGCACCATCGTCGCCACCAAGATCAGCCCGAAGAATGGGCAGTGGCCCGCGCAGCCCGGCGTGCCAGCGGAAGAAGCGTTTCCCGCCGAACACGTCATCGCCATGACCGAGGCCAGTCTGGAACGGCTGGGGCTGGACCGAATTGACGTGCAGCAATTCCACGTCTGGAACGATTCATGGCTGGGGCAGGGCGACTGGCAAGACGCGGTGATTCAACTCAAAAAAGACGGCAAGATCGGGCACTTCGGCGTCAGCATCAATGACCATCAGCCGGACAACGCCGTGAAAGCGGTAGAGGCGGGCGTGGTGGAAACCGTACAGGTGATCTACAACGTCTTTGACCAGTCGCCACAGGACCGCCTGCTGGACGCCTGCCTCGCCAACGGCGTGGGCGTGATCGTGCGCGTGGCGCTGGACGAGGGCAGCCTGACGGGGAACATCACCGCCGGGACCGAATTCCCGGAAGGTGACTGGCGCAACCATTACTTCGGCGGCAATCGCAAGGCCGAGTTACAGCCACGTCTGCGGGCCATTGAAAGCGATCTGGGCATCAACAGCTCGCAACTGGCCGAGACCTCGCTACGTTATGTTCTCAGCCACCGCGCGGTCAGTACCGTGATCGTGGGCATGCGGAGTGTGCGGAACGTGGAGCGCAACGTGGCGATTGCCGATGGCCAGGGCCTGCCCACCGATGACGTGGCCCGCCTGTACGCCCACCGCTGGGACAGAAACTGGTATGAGACGGCCAAAGAATAA
- a CDS encoding MDR family MFS transporter, with translation MTPPTTTAAAASPNQAALDQARKLATVGLILGVFLNALESSVVASAMPSVIQDLRGQALYALPFAAYLLTSTVSSPLWGRGSDIVGRKKLYLTGMVIFLLGSVLCGAAQSMGWLIGARALQGLGAGALLSIALTIIGELYTLEQRGRVQALFSGVWGISGLVGPLLGGWLTETWSWRWTFFVSLPFGVAAFLMVSRYLKQSGKRSKANLDWGGAALFTAGSGLLIWGLELKHWWAAAAGVAVLAGALWVESRHPSPLLPMSALRDRVPRVAFAGNLLAGAAYFGVIAYLPLYAQGVTGRGATAAGAILTPALVGWTLASILAAQLMKRIPLARISQLGFAVLVVVFAALTFTVHSPLWVTSALGFVVGSGMGFSMLTLLLSAQGAAATGELGAVTSGVLFARQMGGALGVTVMALLIGEAAIANGGAALAEGLRSAYFLALGLVAAAFVFTLTLKVSPVVAQEETRSAAP, from the coding sequence GTGACTCCGCCCACCACGACTGCCGCTGCCGCCTCACCGAATCAAGCTGCGCTGGATCAGGCCCGCAAACTGGCCACCGTGGGCCTGATTCTGGGTGTCTTTTTGAACGCGCTGGAATCCAGTGTGGTGGCCAGCGCCATGCCCAGCGTGATCCAGGATCTGCGCGGCCAGGCGCTGTACGCGCTGCCCTTTGCTGCGTATCTGCTGACCAGCACGGTGTCCAGCCCGCTGTGGGGCCGGGGTTCGGACATCGTGGGCCGCAAGAAGCTGTACCTGACTGGCATGGTCATTTTTCTGCTGGGCAGCGTGCTGTGCGGCGCGGCGCAGAGTATGGGCTGGCTGATCGGCGCGCGTGCCCTACAGGGGCTGGGGGCGGGGGCGCTGCTGTCTATCGCCCTAACCATCATCGGCGAGCTGTACACCCTGGAACAGCGCGGGCGGGTGCAGGCGCTGTTCAGCGGCGTGTGGGGCATCAGCGGTCTGGTGGGGCCGCTGCTGGGCGGCTGGCTCACCGAAACGTGGTCCTGGCGCTGGACGTTTTTCGTGTCGCTGCCGTTTGGTGTGGCGGCCTTTTTGATGGTGTCGCGTTACCTGAAGCAGTCGGGCAAACGCAGCAAGGCGAATCTGGACTGGGGCGGCGCGGCACTGTTCACGGCGGGCAGCGGCCTGCTGATCTGGGGCCTGGAGCTGAAACACTGGTGGGCGGCGGCGGCAGGTGTGGCGGTCCTGGCCGGGGCGCTGTGGGTCGAAAGCCGTCACCCGTCGCCGCTGCTGCCCATGTCGGCCCTGCGTGACCGTGTTCCGCGCGTGGCTTTCGCCGGAAACCTGCTGGCCGGGGCAGCGTACTTTGGCGTGATCGCCTATCTGCCGCTGTACGCGCAGGGCGTCACGGGCCGGGGTGCCACGGCGGCAGGCGCGATCCTGACCCCGGCGCTGGTGGGTTGGACCCTGGCGAGCATCCTGGCCGCGCAACTGATGAAACGTATTCCGCTGGCGCGCATCTCGCAACTGGGCTTCGCGGTGCTGGTGGTGGTCTTCGCTGCGCTGACCTTCACCGTTCACTCGCCGCTGTGGGTGACCTCCGCGCTGGGCTTCGTGGTGGGCAGCGGCATGGGCTTTTCCATGCTCACGCTGCTGCTCTCGGCGCAGGGTGCGGCAGCCACGGGTGAGCTGGGCGCAGTCACCAGCGGCGTGCTGTTTGCCCGGCAGATGGGCGGCGCACTGGGCGTGACCGTCATGGCCCTGCTGATCGGCGAGGCGGCCATTGCCAATGGCGGCGCGGCGCTGGCCGAGGGGCTGCGCTCCGCTTACTTCCTGGCGCTGGGACTGGTGGCGGCGGCCTTCGTGTTCACGCTGACGCTGAAGGTGAGTCCTGTCGTGGCGCAGGAAGAGACGCGTTCGGCTGCCCCATGA
- a CDS encoding S8 family serine peptidase — translation MTRSPLRWTALATLTLLLAGCSTSPPSPPTTDATAASSAGNTQVVRIALAADATPDQVATPGTQLLAWHPEEGFALVVRSQSSGLSAQGGTSGEANANRFAPPEVQGSSVWAGGRTAWSGGNGSASWQKLTGNLKAASENKVSWKQINLVDAWSHAPKLGQGIKVAVIDTGIDLNHPAFLGNLAPASEWKDFVDGDSTPQEVKGTAYGHGTGVAGVILQIAPKAILLPIRVLRPDGSGDVSTVVQAMDWAMKKGARVINLSLGSDTPSPALNDMLRLAASRKVMVVASSGNSGDEKITYPAGNESKLLFIPIPNSYLISVGSVDANDVKSSFSTYGMSLNLTAPGERIYTAMPDNGAGYWSGTSFAAPMATGALALALAENGTNFLTGFLTGPLTTLLSSDGKNIDGVNFSAYRNMLGKRLDLAAFLKDTF, via the coding sequence ATGACCCGTTCCCCCCTTCGCTGGACTGCGCTCGCGACACTCACCCTGCTGCTGGCAGGCTGCTCCACATCCCCGCCCTCACCGCCTACCACCGACGCAACTGCTGCCTCTTCCGCTGGAAACACCCAGGTTGTGCGGATCGCGCTCGCTGCGGACGCCACACCGGATCAGGTGGCAACTCCCGGCACCCAGCTCCTGGCCTGGCACCCGGAGGAAGGTTTTGCACTGGTTGTCCGGTCACAGTCCTCGGGTCTGAGCGCCCAGGGTGGCACCTCAGGCGAGGCGAACGCCAACCGTTTCGCCCCGCCTGAGGTGCAGGGCAGCAGCGTCTGGGCAGGCGGGCGCACGGCCTGGTCCGGTGGCAACGGCTCTGCAAGCTGGCAGAAGCTGACCGGAAACCTGAAGGCCGCGTCTGAGAACAAGGTCAGTTGGAAGCAGATCAATCTGGTAGACGCGTGGTCTCACGCACCCAAGCTGGGGCAGGGAATCAAGGTGGCCGTGATCGACACCGGCATAGACCTGAACCACCCAGCGTTCCTGGGCAATCTGGCCCCGGCTTCCGAATGGAAGGATTTCGTGGACGGCGACAGCACGCCGCAGGAAGTCAAGGGGACGGCTTATGGGCACGGCACTGGCGTGGCGGGCGTGATTTTGCAGATTGCCCCGAAAGCCATCCTGCTGCCCATCCGGGTGCTGAGGCCCGACGGTTCGGGCGACGTGTCTACCGTGGTGCAGGCGATGGACTGGGCCATGAAGAAGGGCGCGCGGGTCATCAACCTGTCGCTCGGCTCAGACACGCCCTCCCCGGCGCTGAATGACATGCTGAGGCTGGCGGCCTCGCGGAAGGTCATGGTGGTGGCCTCTAGCGGCAACAGCGGCGACGAGAAGATTACCTATCCGGCGGGCAACGAGAGCAAGTTGTTGTTTATACCCATCCCCAACAGTTACCTGATTAGCGTGGGCAGCGTGGATGCCAACGACGTGAAATCCAGCTTCTCTACTTACGGCATGAGTCTGAACCTGACAGCCCCCGGTGAACGCATCTATACTGCTATGCCCGATAACGGCGCGGGGTACTGGAGCGGCACTTCCTTCGCTGCGCCGATGGCCACAGGCGCGCTGGCGCTGGCGCTGGCAGAAAACGGGACGAACTTCCTGACTGGCTTCCTCACCGGCCCCCTCACCACCCTGCTGTCTTCGGACGGTAAGAATATCGACGGAGTGAATTTCAGTGCCTACCGGAATATGCTGGGCAAAAGGCTGGACCTGGCAGCTTTCCTCAAAGACACCTTCTGA
- a CDS encoding tetratricopeptide repeat-containing diguanylate cyclase produces MTDLTADPVSEAVSVSMIQMLNQAWEIRRSEPRETVRLARLALTLDLPTPEESRARLCLGYGLLRLGEFAAAQTELTQALDTFTDAGDLLQKRTTSNTLGMVQCELGQPVAALQTFLQVRQLSVALGLIQGEIEALNNVGSVYVSMGNHPGALESYLRSLRLSQQHELRDVESEILNNLSVEYYELTRYDDALEAAQASLDVAPDTESFITHTSALALHNAARACFKLDHLDRALDLNQQALAIFEKLEDQAAVAEVHDELGRLSQHQRRFEEAEHFFRLGLQMRQQIGDLHGQAESMRHLGGLQLLLGQTQEALDTIHAARATAGHSQAQTERCAADLALADAYRQAGQFREGFLHLEQHLLLKEELFNAASDQRVQSLQIQFELERAEQQRAAAEQLSAELQQLNSELERTHQELTVAHARTSALLEQVEQQANQDALTGLANRRAFDSAVERLQPGVQMTVVIGDIDHFKQVNDQYSHLIGDEVLRQIAGVLGAGVRLRQGDLLARFGGEEFVILMVGTDAVTTERICERLRLATERHNWGAVRPGLRVTISLGAAVSRNGEDLTAVLQAADHALYEAKANGRNRVVLRP; encoded by the coding sequence ATGACTGACCTTACCGCCGATCCCGTCTCCGAAGCAGTTTCTGTGTCCATGATACAGATGCTGAATCAGGCATGGGAAATCCGCCGCAGCGAGCCGCGTGAAACTGTGCGGCTCGCGCGACTGGCACTGACCCTTGACCTGCCCACCCCAGAGGAATCCAGGGCACGGCTGTGTCTGGGTTACGGACTCTTGCGTCTGGGCGAATTTGCCGCCGCCCAGACCGAACTGACCCAGGCCCTCGATACGTTCACCGATGCGGGCGACCTGCTCCAGAAGCGCACGACCTCCAACACTCTGGGCATGGTGCAGTGCGAGCTGGGCCAGCCGGTGGCCGCCTTGCAGACGTTCTTGCAGGTGCGGCAATTGAGCGTGGCGCTTGGATTGATTCAGGGCGAAATCGAGGCGTTAAATAATGTTGGCAGCGTGTACGTTTCAATGGGCAACCATCCGGGGGCGCTGGAATCGTACCTCCGATCATTGCGTCTGTCACAACAGCATGAACTGCGTGACGTGGAGAGCGAGATTCTTAATAACCTGAGCGTGGAGTATTATGAACTTACGCGCTACGACGATGCACTGGAAGCGGCACAGGCCAGTTTAGATGTCGCGCCCGATACAGAATCCTTCATCACCCATACATCCGCTCTGGCCCTTCACAATGCCGCCCGCGCATGCTTCAAACTTGACCACTTGGACCGCGCTCTGGATCTGAATCAGCAGGCGCTGGCGATTTTTGAGAAACTGGAAGATCAGGCGGCTGTGGCAGAAGTTCACGACGAACTGGGACGGCTCTCCCAGCATCAGCGCAGATTTGAGGAGGCTGAACACTTTTTCCGTCTTGGCCTCCAGATGCGCCAGCAGATCGGCGATCTACACGGTCAGGCCGAGAGCATGCGGCACCTGGGTGGTCTTCAGTTGCTCCTAGGCCAGACGCAGGAAGCACTGGACACCATTCATGCGGCGCGCGCCACCGCCGGACACAGTCAGGCACAGACCGAACGCTGCGCCGCCGATCTGGCTCTGGCCGACGCCTACCGTCAGGCCGGGCAGTTCCGCGAGGGATTCCTGCACCTGGAACAGCATCTGCTGCTGAAAGAAGAGCTGTTCAACGCGGCCTCCGATCAGCGGGTCCAGAGCTTGCAGATTCAGTTTGAACTGGAACGCGCCGAGCAGCAACGCGCCGCCGCCGAGCAGTTGAGCGCCGAACTTCAGCAACTGAACAGCGAACTGGAACGCACACATCAGGAACTGACCGTCGCCCATGCCCGGACCTCGGCGCTGCTGGAACAGGTCGAGCAGCAGGCCAATCAGGACGCCCTGACCGGTCTGGCCAATCGGCGGGCCTTCGACAGCGCCGTGGAGCGCCTGCAACCCGGCGTCCAGATGACGGTGGTGATCGGCGACATCGATCATTTTAAGCAGGTCAACGATCAGTACTCGCACCTGATCGGCGACGAGGTGCTGCGTCAGATCGCCGGCGTGCTGGGGGCAGGGGTGCGCCTGCGGCAGGGCGATCTGCTGGCCCGTTTTGGCGGCGAGGAATTCGTGATTCTGATGGTCGGCACCGACGCCGTGACCACGGAGCGCATCTGCGAACGGCTGCGGCTGGCCACCGAGCGCCACAACTGGGGGGCCGTTCGTCCTGGCCTGCGCGTGACCATCAGCCTGGGGGCGGCAGTCAGCCGCAACGGCGAGGACCTGACCGCCGTTCTTCAGGCCGCCGACCACGCCCTGTATGAAGCCAAGGCCAATGGCCGCAACCGGGTGGTCCTCCGGCCATAA